The DNA segment TCTATTATTAAGTTTAATATAAAAAAGAGTTCGATCTAAAAAGACCGAACTCTTTTCTATATTTCATTTTCGTTAATTCTATTTATTAAATCTTCTACTTTTCTTCTAATTACTTCTCTAGTTTCTCTAAAGTCTTCTATAGGTCCTCCTGATGGATCTTCCAATCCCCAGTCTTCATTATGACTATTAGGAACATAAGGACACACTACATTACATCCCATAGTAATTAATATATCAATTTTTTGTGGAATATCTTTTAATAACTTTGGATAGTGATCTTTCATATCTATTCCCACTTCTTCCATTACTGATACTGCTTTAGGCTTAACTTCATGATACTCTTCCGTTCCTGCAGAGTAGACTTCCATTATATCATTACCTAATTTTTTAGACCAGGCTTCAGCCATTTGAGATCTACATGAATTATGAACACATAAAAATGCAACTTTCTTTTTCATATTATCTAACTCCTTATATATTATCTATCATAAACAAACCAACTTTTAGTATTATTTGCTATTTTAACAAGTGTAAGCATAATTGGAACTTCAACAAGTACACCTACTACAGTTGCCAGTGTTGCTCCTGATTCTAGCCCAAACAATGAAATTGCTACTGCAACAGCTAATTCAAAAAAGTTAGATGCACCTATCATTCCAGCTGGAGCTGCTATATTATGTGGTAACTTCCAAACTTTCGCCCATAAGTAGGCTATAAAGAAAATAAAAAATGTTTGAATTATAAGTGGTACAGCTATAAGAGCTATATCAATAGGATTATCCACAATTGTTTCACCTTGAAAAGAGAATATTATTATAAGTGTTAATAATAGTCCTATAATAGTGATATTACTAAATTTAGGAATATAAACTTTTTCAAAGTATTCTTGGCCTTTATTTTTAGTTATAATAAATCTTGACAACCAACCTGCTACTAAAGGAATAACTACAAATAATACTACAGATAAAAATAAAGTATTCCAAGGAATTGATATATCTCCTATTCCTAATAAAAATGCAACTATTGGAACAAATGCCATTAATATAATTAAATCATTTGTAGCTACTTGTACCAATGTATATGCAGGATTACCTCTGGTCAAATGACTCCAAACAAATACCATTGCAGTACAAGGGGCTGCTCCTAAAAGTACAGCTCCTGCTAAGTATTCTTTTGCTAACTCAGATGATATAAAATCTTTAAATACTATATTAAGAAAAAAACTTGCTATTAAATACATAGAGAAAGGCTTAATAAGCCAATTAGATATCCATGTAATAATAAGTCCTTTAGGTGTTTCTTTAACTTTTTTAATACTATGAAAGTCAACTTTTAGCATCATTGGATAAATCATTAACCATATAAGTATTGCTACTGGTATAGAGACATTTGCATACTCAAATTTACTTAATAGATTTGGAATTCCAGGAAAATATACTCCTATACCAATTCCTATCGCCATACATAAAGCTACCCAAACTGTAAGATACCTTTCAAAAAAGCTTATGCCTGATTTCAAAACTTCTTTTTTTTGCATGCTATCTCTCCTTTTCTATATATTTAATTATTTCTTTCGTTTTATTTAATTTTCCACTTGATACAACTTTTTCATCTATAACAAGCGCAGGAGTTTTCATTACTCCATACTTCATAATTTCTTGAACTTCAGTTACTTTTTCAACTTCTGCATCAATGTTTAATTCTTTTACAGCTTCCTTTACATTATCTACAACCTTATCACATTTTGCACATCCTGAACCTAGAACTTTAATTTTCATTATAAATCACTCCTATTTTTTATTTTATATTAATAAATATCCAAAAATATTAAATAAATAACCTATAATTAATATGCCTATTGTTACTATAACTATAAATAATCCTAAAAGCTTCTTTTTTACAACCTTTGAAAGCATAACCATTGAAGGAAAAGATAAAGCAGTAACACTCATCATAAATGCCAAGGCTGTTCCAAGCCCCACTCCTTTAGCAACTAATGCTTCTGCAATAGGTAAAGTTCCAAATATATCTGCATACATAGGAATTCCTACAAATGATGCAATTATTACAGAATACCAATTTTCTTTTCCAAGTACAGCAGATATGAAACTCTGAGGTATATAATTATGAATAGCAGCTCCTATACCTACTCCAATTAGTATATATAACCATACTTTATTTATTATATCTATAACCTGATTTTTAGAAAATTCCAGTCTTTCTTTTGTACTAAGATCTTCTTCTCCATTGTTATAAACAGGATTATTAAATACAAAAGGTTCAACATATTTTTCTAAATTCATTTTACTTATAATTCCGCCGCCAATTACAGCAAGTATTATTCCAACAACAACATAACTAATGGCAATCTGCCAATTAAATATACTAGCAAGTAATATAACTGATGCTAAATCTACAAGTGGAGAAGATATTAGAAATGAAAATGTAACCCCTATAGGCAGACCTGCACTTGTAAAACCTATAAAAAGTGGTATTGATGAACAAGAACAAAATGGAGTTACAGTTCCTAAAAGTGCTGCTAAAATATTAGCTTTTATCCCATTAAATCTACCTAATATTCTCCTAGTTCTTTCAGGTGGAAAAAAAGATTGAATATATGAAATTGAAAAAATTAAAATAGATAACAATATAAATATCTTAATTACATCATATATGAAAAAATGTATACTATTACCTAACTTTGTTGATATACTCAAATTAAATATATCTTCAACAAAAATTCTAACTAAATCAGAAAGCCAATCCATCTTTAATAATTGTGAATTTATAAACTCAAATATAAACACTATAAACTCCCCCTATTATCTATCTCATCAAAGAAATCCCTTAACATATTTATACTTTGTTTATTTAAACAGTATTTCATCCATTTCCCATCTTTTCTACTATTAATAAGGTTAGCTTCAGATAATATTTTCATATGATAGGAAAGAGTTGGCTGAGATATATTGAATTGCTCTAATAATTCACAGGCACAAAGCTCTCCGTATGAAATCATATCAAAAATTTTTACTCTTGTAGGATCACTTAATGCTTTTAGCATTAAAGCATAATCTATATAACCTTTTTCCATAAATTCACCTCCAATAAGATAGTTTAAGCATTTAAAATTATAAATAATGCTATTATACATATAGATAATTATCTATATGTATAATAGCATTATATATTTATAACTGTCAATATGTTCTTTAAAATTATTTCATATCTCTAGTTGATACTAAATCTACTCCTGTATCTCCTATATTTTTTATTATAATATCTCCTACATTTATAGGAGCTGTTACAGTAACCTGATTTATGAAATCCATAATCTCGAATATCTTATCTTTAGGAATTGCATCTTTTGTCTTTACTGGAAGTCTTTCTAATAACCCACCTTTTATTTTTACAGTTGATGTAATAATACGTGTGGGATTTTTCATTTCTTTTATAGCATAAGACTCGCCTCTTTTGCATTTGTTTCCACTTACTCTATACCCCTCTTGCCTCTCTTCGTCTTTTTCTATAAGCAAACTACATCCTATAGGACATACTATACAAGTTATTCTTTTATTATCCATATTATAATTCCTCCAACAATTCTACTATTATATTTTGGGTATCAGAAGGTATCTTTTCTTTATCTAAACTTATCATCTCCATTTCCCCTGGTGTTAATTGTCTTTCTTTTTTCTTATATATAGTTTTATTATCAGATTTTATTTGGATATATATATTTTTATAAACATCAGTTACTCTAGTAAATAACTTTAATTTACTATCTAAATTTTCATATCTTATATGATGAGGAATTATATACTTTATTCCATTTCCAGAAGTAGTTTTTATTTTTCTATCTATATATTTAATCTCCCCTTTAATATATTTAGCTGCAAATTTTCCAGCTCTTCTACTTTCTTCTGTAACAAAATCTACTAAATCATGAACATGAACTACATTACCACAAGCAAATATACCTTCTACAGAAGTTTCCATAGATTCATTTACTATAGGACCTGATGTTGTATTATCAAATTCTAACCCTATATTACTTGACAATTCATTTTCCGGTATAAGCCCTACTGATAATAATAATGTATCGCATTCATAATATTTTTCAGTTCCTTTGATAGTTTTTCTTTTTTCATCAACTTTTGCTACCCATACACCTTCTAATCTATCCTTTCCTTTTATATCAATTATAGTGTGACTTAGAAATAAAGGTATATCATAATCATCAAGACATTGAACTATATTTCTATTAAGCCCTCCTGAATAAGGCATTATTTCAGCTACTCCTAAAACTTCAGCTCCCTCTAAAGTAAGTCTTCTTGCCATAATTAACCCTATATCTCCAGATCCTAATATAAAGGCTTTTTTACCTACCATATATCCTTCCATATTAATATATCTTTGTGCGCTTCCTGCTGTTAATATACCAGCAGGTCTTTTCCCAGGTATTGCAAGTGCTCCTCTTGTTCTTTCTCTACAACCCATAGCAAGTATTATAGCTTTAGCTTGTATTTGCATAAATCCATCTTCTCTATTTATTGCTTTTATATTTTTGTTTTTGTCTATATCTAAAACCATTGTATCAATTTTATAATCTATATCTTTTTCTTTTAGTTGTTTTATAAATCTATGTGCATATTCTGGCCCTGTCAACTCTTCATTAAAAACTTGTAAACCAAATCCATTATGAATACATTGCTGTAGTATACCACCTAACTCTCTATCTCTTTCTATAACTAATATATCTTCTATTCCATTTTCATTAGCCTCTATAGCAGCTGCAAGACCTGCAGGCCCTCCCCCTATTATTACTAATTCTATTTTATTCATAACTATATGCCTCCTTTCCTTTATTTGTCTCACCAACTAAAATATTAGAATTATTATTATCTTTTAGAACTTCTTCATAAGCTATATTTAATTCTCTAGATAATATTTCTACTACTCTAGGACCACAAAATCCTCCTTGACATCTTCCAGCTCCTGGTCTAACTCTACGTTTTATGCCATCAACAGTAGTAGCTCCTGCATTTCTATTTATGGCTTCCACTATTTCACCTTCAGTTATCATTTCACATCTACAGATAATTCTGCCATATCTACTATCTTTTTTTATTAATTGATTTTTTTCTTTATCTCCTAATTCCATAAATACTGTAGGCTTTTTTCTAATAGGATTAAAATCTGTTTTTAATTCTATTTCTTTAGATATATTTAATATTAATTTAACCACATGTTCTGCAATTGCTGGAGATGAAGATAATCCTGGTGATTTAATTCCTGCTACATTTATAAATCCTTTAGCATCTTGGGCTTCTCCTATAATAAAATCTCCTGTCTCGGGGTGGGCACGAAGTCCAGCAAAAGTTCTAATATTCTTATGAAATGGTATATCTTCTGCACTTATATTAGATACATTCTTTACAAATTCCAATCCTTCAATTGTAGTTTCTATACCTTCTTTATCCTTAATATTCTCAGCATTAGGGCCTATTAACATATTCCCATGGACAGTAGGTGCTAATAATACTCCTTTTCCTCGTTTAGTAGGACACTGAAATATAACTGTATTAATAAAATCTGTACCTGTACCTTTGTCCAATACATAATACTCACCTCTTCTTGGAATTATAGTAAAAGATTTTGATGATACCATGTCATTAATTTTATCTGCATATACTCCTGCACAATTTATCACATGTTTAGTATCTATTTCTCCCTTATTAGATATTAATCTATAGTTCTTCCCTGTTTTATGTATATCTTTTATTTCTGTATCTAACGAAAGCTCTACGCCATTTTCCATAGCATTTTCCGTAAGAGCTATAGCTAGCTCCCAAGGACCTATTATACCAGCTGTTTTAGAATATAATCCTCCAACTACTTTCCTATTAATATTTGGCTCCATTCTTCTAATCTCTGAGCCTAATAAAATCTGCATATCAGGTATTCCATTCTTTACTCCTTGTTCATATAGTTTCTTAATTGTTTGCATTTGATCATTATCAAAAGCTACTACTAATGAACCTATTCTTTTAAAAGGAACTTTTAGTTCTTTACAAACTTTATCAAACATTGGATTTCCCAAGGCATTAAATTTTGCCATAAGTGTGCTTTCCCTAGCATCATATCCACCATGAATTATAGCACTATTTGCTCTTGTAGCTCCTTTAGATACATCATTTTCTTTATCTAAAAGTAATATTTTTAATTTATATTTTGATAGTTCCCGTGCTATAAAAGTTCCTATTATTCCTGAACCTATTATCGTCACATCATACATTAAATTACCTCCTTTTAAGATAAAAAAGGCCACATCAACCAAGACCTACTCTCGTAGATTATGATTAATGTGGCTCTCCTTCTTCTCCGGCCAATATTTATTTGTTACTTATATTATATTCTATGATGAATGTATATGCAATTATGACTATTCTACTTCTTCCCACTTTTCACTTCTTCTTATAGCCTTCTTCCAACCTTTATAATAATTTTCTTTTATTTCATTATCCATATTAGGATTAAATTCTTTATCACATTTCCATTTTTCAGCGATTTCTTTTTTATCTTTCCAGAAACCTACTGCAAGTCCTGCTAAATATGCAGCTCCCAAAGCTGTAGTTTCTGTAATCTCAGGTCTTTCTACTGGAACTGATAATATATCAGATTGGAATTGCATTAAGAAATTGTTCGCTACTGCTCCTCCATCTACTTTTAATTTTTGTAGATTTATTCCAGAATCTACTTGCATAGCATCTAAAACATCTCTAGTTTGATAAGCTATAGACTCTAAAGAAGCTCTAATTATATGATTTTTATTTGTACCCCTAGTAAGCCCTACTATTGTACCTCTAGCATACATATCCCAATATGGTGCTCCTAAACCAACAAAGGCAGGAACTACATATACTCCACCAGAATCTTCTACTTTAGATGCAAAATATTCACTATCTGCTGCATCAGATATAAGCTTCAATTCATCTCTTAACCATTGAACTACTGCTCCACCAATGAATATACTTCCTTCAAGAGCATATTCAACCTTACCATCTACTCCCCAAGCTATTGTTGTAAGTAATCCATTATCTGATAATACCATATCGCTACCAGTATTCATTAACATGAAGCATCCAGTACCATAAGTGTTTTTAGCCATACCTTTTTCATAGCATGCCTGACCAAATAATGCTGCTTGTTGGTCTCCTGCTATACCTGCTATTGGTATCTTAGCTCCACCAAAAGTTTTTGGGTCTGTGTGACCATATACTTCACTTGATTGTCTCACTTCAGGAAGCATTGATTTAGGAATATCTAATTCATCAAGTAATTTATCATCCCACTTTAAATTTTTTATATCATAAATCATTGTTCTTGAGGCATTACTGTAATCAGTTACATGAACTTTTCCACGTGTTAAATTCCATATTAACCAAGTATCAATATTTCCAAATAATAAATCCCCTTTTTCTGCTTTTTCTCTAGCCCCTTCAACATTATCTAATATCCATTTTATTTTTGTACCAGAAAAATACGCATCTACTACAAGTCCTGTAGTATTCTTTATATATTCAGTTAATCCTTTTTCTTTTAATTTATCACATATATTTGCTGTTCTCCTACATTGCCAAACTATAGCATTATAAATAGGTTTACCAGTATTTTTATCCCAAACAACAGTTGTTTCTCTTTGATTTGTAATTCCTATTCCAGCAACTTCCTCTGGTCTTACTCCTGCTGTTTCTAAAACTTCTCTTGCTACTCCAGATTGTGTACCCCATATTTCCATAGGATCATGTTCAACCCATCCTGACTTAGGATATATTTGAGTAAATTCTTTTTGAGCTGTCTTTACTATTTTTCCTTCATGATCAAATAAAATTGCTCTAGAACTAGTTGTACCTTGATCAAAAGCTAGAATATATTTTTTATCCATTTACTTTTCCTCCCTTTAATTCATTATACATTAGTTTTATTACATCCACATATTTAAAAAGAATTTATATATAAATGCTCCTAATACTCCACCTATAATAGGTGCTACTACAGGTACCCAACCATATCCCCAGTCTGAATCTCTTTTATCTTTTATAGGCAATAAAGCATGAGCAATTCTTGGTCCTAAATCTCTAGCAGGATTTATAGCATATCCAGTTGGTCCACCTAAACTTAGTCCTATTGACCATACTAGAAAACCTACTAACAATGCACCTAGTGCACCAGTATTGTTGTTTCCATGACCTATACCTAAAATACCTATTAATAACATAGCTGTACCTATTATTTCTGATACTATATTCCATTTTATGTTTTTAATCTCTGGTATTGTTGCAAATACTCCTAATTTACCATTTTTGTCATCAGTAGCATCAAAATGATTTTTATAAGTTAAATATACTAAAACTGCTCCACAAAAAGCACCTATAACTTGTGCTAATATGAACCCAGGAACTAAATCCCATGAAAAATCACCTATTGCAGCCAATGCAACTGTAACAGCTGGATTTATATGTGCTCCACTTATCCATCCAGTTACATAAACAGCCATAGCTACAGCTAAACCCCAACCAGTAGCTATAACTATCCAACCACTATTCTCTCCTTTACTTTTTTTCAAGACAACGTTTGCCACTACACCATCACCTAGTAATATAAGTATTAAAGTCCCTAAAAACTCTGCTAAATACATAGCCATGTTTGACATAATTACCCCTCCCACAATATAGTACTAAATTTTACCACTATAAACAACCCACCTCCAATATTTATATTCATACTTTCTTAACTATTATACCAATACAGCTATTATCTCTTAAATTTTCGTTATTAAAGTCATCTATTAATTTCGCTAGACAATTAATTATATTAAATCAATAAATCTAATAATACAAGCTGTATTAATAATATATATGTCTATTTAAATATAAATATTCTAAACTTTTATGTAACCCTTATAGTAAAAAATGAATATATTATTATTAGCCTTAGCTAACTTGATATTTTGTTTGGAGGTATAATAATGAATGATAAATATATAAATTTAAATAAATTGCCTATTGGAGCCATTGGAAGAGTTAAGAAAGTAACTTCAAGTGGAAACACAAGAAGAAGAATGCTAGATTTAGGGCTTATAAATAATACTATAGTTAAATCACTTAGAAAAAGTCCTTTAGGCGACCCAATAGCATATGAAATTCGAGGAGCTGTAATTGCTTTAAGAAGTGAAGAATCTACTCATATATATGTAGAAAAAATAGAGAATTAAAGGAGGATAGTAAAGTGAATATAAATAAAGAAATGTTTAATATAAAATCACAGTCAAAGGATAATATCATAATAGCTTTAGCAGGTAATCCTAATACAGGAAAAAGTACAGTATTTAATAATCTAACTGGACTTAAACAACATACAGGAAATTGGCCTGGTAAAACAGTTACTAATGCTCAAGGTAAATATAAATATAAAGATGACAATTATATTTTAGTTGATTTACCTGGCACATATTCATTACTCTCTAATTCTCAAGATGAAAAAGTAGCTAGAGATTTTATATGCTTTGGTAATCCCGATGCAACTGTAGTTGTAACAGATGCTACATCTTTAGAACGAAATCTTAATTTAGTACTCCAAATCTTAGAAATGACAAAAAAAGTAGTAGTATGTGTAAATTTGATGGATGAAGCAAATAGGAAAAGTATAAAAATAAATATAAAAGAGCTGTCTAATATACTAGGAGTTCCTGTAATTGCAACTTCTGCAAGAGAAGGAGAAGGCCTAGATAAATTGCAAGAAGCCATAAGAAAAGTCTCTAAAGAACAAGTAAG comes from the Senegalia massiliensis genome and includes:
- a CDS encoding NAD(P)/FAD-dependent oxidoreductase — its product is MNKIELVIIGGGPAGLAAAIEANENGIEDILVIERDRELGGILQQCIHNGFGLQVFNEELTGPEYAHRFIKQLKEKDIDYKIDTMVLDIDKNKNIKAINREDGFMQIQAKAIILAMGCRERTRGALAIPGKRPAGILTAGSAQRYINMEGYMVGKKAFILGSGDIGLIMARRLTLEGAEVLGVAEIMPYSGGLNRNIVQCLDDYDIPLFLSHTIIDIKGKDRLEGVWVAKVDEKRKTIKGTEKYYECDTLLLSVGLIPENELSSNIGLEFDNTTSGPIVNESMETSVEGIFACGNVVHVHDLVDFVTEESRRAGKFAAKYIKGEIKYIDRKIKTTSGNGIKYIIPHHIRYENLDSKLKLFTRVTDVYKNIYIQIKSDNKTIYKKKERQLTPGEMEMISLDKEKIPSDTQNIIVELLEEL
- a CDS encoding thioredoxin family protein, giving the protein MKIKVLGSGCAKCDKVVDNVKEAVKELNIDAEVEKVTEVQEIMKYGVMKTPALVIDEKVVSSGKLNKTKEIIKYIEKER
- the arsB gene encoding ACR3 family arsenite efflux transporter; translated protein: MQKKEVLKSGISFFERYLTVWVALCMAIGIGIGVYFPGIPNLLSKFEYANVSIPVAILIWLMIYPMMLKVDFHSIKKVKETPKGLIITWISNWLIKPFSMYLIASFFLNIVFKDFISSELAKEYLAGAVLLGAAPCTAMVFVWSHLTRGNPAYTLVQVATNDLIILMAFVPIVAFLLGIGDISIPWNTLFLSVVLFVVIPLVAGWLSRFIITKNKGQEYFEKVYIPKFSNITIIGLLLTLIIIFSFQGETIVDNPIDIALIAVPLIIQTFFIFFIAYLWAKVWKLPHNIAAPAGMIGASNFFELAVAVAISLFGLESGATLATVVGVLVEVPIMLTLVKIANNTKSWFVYDR
- a CDS encoding permease, whose translation is MFIFEFINSQLLKMDWLSDLVRIFVEDIFNLSISTKLGNSIHFFIYDVIKIFILLSILIFSISYIQSFFPPERTRRILGRFNGIKANILAALLGTVTPFCSCSSIPLFIGFTSAGLPIGVTFSFLISSPLVDLASVILLASIFNWQIAISYVVVGIILAVIGGGIISKMNLEKYVEPFVFNNPVYNNGEEDLSTKERLEFSKNQVIDIINKVWLYILIGVGIGAAIHNYIPQSFISAVLGKENWYSVIIASFVGIPMYADIFGTLPIAEALVAKGVGLGTALAFMMSVTALSFPSMVMLSKVVKKKLLGLFIVIVTIGILIIGYLFNIFGYLLI
- a CDS encoding arsenate reductase ArsC translates to MKKKVAFLCVHNSCRSQMAEAWSKKLGNDIMEVYSAGTEEYHEVKPKAVSVMEEVGIDMKDHYPKLLKDIPQKIDILITMGCNVVCPYVPNSHNEDWGLEDPSGGPIEDFRETREVIRRKVEDLINRINENEI
- the glpK gene encoding glycerol kinase GlpK; this encodes MDKKYILAFDQGTTSSRAILFDHEGKIVKTAQKEFTQIYPKSGWVEHDPMEIWGTQSGVAREVLETAGVRPEEVAGIGITNQRETTVVWDKNTGKPIYNAIVWQCRRTANICDKLKEKGLTEYIKNTTGLVVDAYFSGTKIKWILDNVEGAREKAEKGDLLFGNIDTWLIWNLTRGKVHVTDYSNASRTMIYDIKNLKWDDKLLDELDIPKSMLPEVRQSSEVYGHTDPKTFGGAKIPIAGIAGDQQAALFGQACYEKGMAKNTYGTGCFMLMNTGSDMVLSDNGLLTTIAWGVDGKVEYALEGSIFIGGAVVQWLRDELKLISDAADSEYFASKVEDSGGVYVVPAFVGLGAPYWDMYARGTIVGLTRGTNKNHIIRASLESIAYQTRDVLDAMQVDSGINLQKLKVDGGAVANNFLMQFQSDILSVPVERPEITETTALGAAYLAGLAVGFWKDKKEIAEKWKCDKEFNPNMDNEIKENYYKGWKKAIRRSEKWEEVE
- a CDS encoding ArsR/SmtB family transcription factor, with the protein product MEKGYIDYALMLKALSDPTRVKIFDMISYGELCACELLEQFNISQPTLSYHMKILSEANLINSRKDGKWMKYCLNKQSINMLRDFFDEIDNRGSL
- a CDS encoding DUF1667 domain-containing protein, giving the protein MDNKRITCIVCPIGCSLLIEKDEERQEGYRVSGNKCKRGESYAIKEMKNPTRIITSTVKIKGGLLERLPVKTKDAIPKDKIFEIMDFINQVTVTAPINVGDIIIKNIGDTGVDLVSTRDMK
- a CDS encoding FeoA family protein is translated as MNDKYINLNKLPIGAIGRVKKVTSSGNTRRRMLDLGLINNTIVKSLRKSPLGDPIAYEIRGAVIALRSEESTHIYVEKIEN
- a CDS encoding MIP/aquaporin family protein, which codes for MAMYLAEFLGTLILILLGDGVVANVVLKKSKGENSGWIVIATGWGLAVAMAVYVTGWISGAHINPAVTVALAAIGDFSWDLVPGFILAQVIGAFCGAVLVYLTYKNHFDATDDKNGKLGVFATIPEIKNIKWNIVSEIIGTAMLLIGILGIGHGNNNTGALGALLVGFLVWSIGLSLGGPTGYAINPARDLGPRIAHALLPIKDKRDSDWGYGWVPVVAPIIGGVLGAFIYKFFLNMWM
- a CDS encoding NAD(P)/FAD-dependent oxidoreductase, whose protein sequence is MYDVTIIGSGIIGTFIARELSKYKLKILLLDKENDVSKGATRANSAIIHGGYDARESTLMAKFNALGNPMFDKVCKELKVPFKRIGSLVVAFDNDQMQTIKKLYEQGVKNGIPDMQILLGSEIRRMEPNINRKVVGGLYSKTAGIIGPWELAIALTENAMENGVELSLDTEIKDIHKTGKNYRLISNKGEIDTKHVINCAGVYADKINDMVSSKSFTIIPRRGEYYVLDKGTGTDFINTVIFQCPTKRGKGVLLAPTVHGNMLIGPNAENIKDKEGIETTIEGLEFVKNVSNISAEDIPFHKNIRTFAGLRAHPETGDFIIGEAQDAKGFINVAGIKSPGLSSSPAIAEHVVKLILNISKEIELKTDFNPIRKKPTVFMELGDKEKNQLIKKDSRYGRIICRCEMITEGEIVEAINRNAGATTVDGIKRRVRPGAGRCQGGFCGPRVVEILSRELNIAYEEVLKDNNNSNILVGETNKGKEAYSYE